GGTGGGATTTGAGGagaaggtggaggaggagggttGGTGCCGAAGCCACTTCAGGGCTTCATGTTCCACCACTTGAAGGCGAAGGGCTTCCTGCGGACGTTGGTGCCACAATGGACCTCCCCGAGCCGGACGTGGTAGGAGAAATAGTCATCGATGAAGGTGCAGGTGAGGCCCAGGGGCTCGAGCAGCTCCCGCACACGCTGCTCCAGGCAGCACTGCCCGCCCACCACGGGCCCGAAGGGCTTGGGGATGCCCAGGTGCCTGCCCAGCACCAGCATGTTCACCTGCAGGGACAGACAGCGGGGTTggccaccccaaaccccccggggggcagggcagggccggggggggTCGTGGTTACCATGTCCGGGAAAAAGGCGTCGGCGTCACCGGAGAGCTCGTTCTGGCGGAAGAGCTGCGGGATGTCCACGATGTCCGGCTCGGCCAGGCCCAGCGCCCGCTTCAGCACATCCCTGTTCCAGCTGATGCAGCGCTGGAGGGACGGAGGGAGGAGCAGATGGAGAGTggggtggaaggagggaggaatgggtgggtggatggagggatggagggaaggagagacaAAGGGATGGGGAGACGGAAGGACAAAGGGAGGGaaacagggatggagggacaaaGATGGACAAAAGGATGGAGAGACGGAGGGATGAGGACATGGAGAGATAGAGGAATGAGGAGATGGAGAGAcaagggagagggagatggaggAACAAAGAGATGGACAAAAGGGTGGAGAAGTCAAGGTACAAAGGGAGGGAAAGATGGacaaagggagggagaggtggagggatAAGAACATGGAGACATCAAGGGataaagagagggaaagggatggagagatggagggaCAAAGGGATGGGTGTTGGGATGGGCAGGCAGCGGAAGGAagggatgggtggatggagggatggagaggtgaacagagggatggaaggagggaggggtgggtggATGGACAAGGGAATAGAGGGGTGGACACAGGGATGGGTGGGCagatggagggacagagagagggatggatggatggagagacagtgatggagagatggatggaGAGGTGGGTGGacaatggagggagggatgggtggaggaatggagagagggatggagggacagaaggacatggagggaaGGGTGGAAAGGAgccccctgctccccttcctcACCTGGGCGTAAGAATTGAATTTCCGGAGTCCTTCATCGGCCAGAATCTCGTTTATTGTTGGCTTGTgcacctcctccagccctgcagcacgGAGAGCCAGGCAGGAATTCCTCCTCAGAACATTTGGGATGGAACTGCCAGCTGATCCAGGAGCTCCCCCATTTCAGGGGCACCGGCATCTCCAGCCCCACCCGGGAAATCAAATCCATGCAACTTTTCATTAACTCCACTCAATTCTGCCCCCACTTTCAGGGCACATCCTTCCCCCCATcaaattttgcaggaaaaagggaaaacaagccCATCAACCCCCGTTTTCCATCCTCCCCTTACCCTGGAACATCACAGCCTCTCCATATCCCTCCTCTTGCTTCTTCTTGAGGAGCTGGTAGCAGGCGCTGGGACTGGCCAGGAGCAGCCGGAATCCCTGCGGAGGGAGACGggaggggtttttgggggggttatAAAGGTTCCACCacacttttcccccccccctcggGATCCATTACCTTCCTATCAGGAGCGGGGACAAAGCTGAGGAACTCATCCACGTGGCCGACAACGAGCCAGTCCGAGTACAGCTCCACAGGCGCCTGCACCTTCTGGGCGACCAGGAAATCCTTGACAGCCCTCGCCATCCGCCGGCCGCCGTACCTGGGGGGCGAGGGGAGCACTCACAGTCTGGGGTGCCCAAGGGGATGCTCTGCCCACAACCAACCTCAAACTGGGCATAAAACCCCGTTTTTGGGGGGTTTCCTCCGTCCTGTGTCTCACCTGGGGAAGCTGCTCCCGACCAGGATGCGGCCCAGGGGGTACTCCTTGCCCCGCACCTTTACGGGGGGGCTCACCTCCAAATTCCCAAAGGAATCGAGGCTGGTAGTTCCCTCCGGAGCTTGTCGGGCCACGTAACCAAAATCAGGGCcctggaaggggaaaagggaggagatCAGAACCATTGGACTCGagccttgtgggtccctcccagctcagcagcttctgTGACAACTGAAGAAATTAAGCTGTGAGCACCTGAAGTGCAGTGCTCTCAAATCACCCCAGGCTGGCTCTTCCCAGCccaaaaatgcaagaaataaatagatttaTCCTCCTTTTTACGGGTTTGCAAAGCTTTTTGCCTcgctgggaagggaggaggaaggggctggGTACCAGGATCCTCTTGATGGGGAAAtccttcagctccctgtcccgGGGAGAGTCGAAGACAACGGGGAAGGTCTTGTGAGGGGCTTGAACGTAGCCAAACTCAAcctcatcctggagaagggatggagaaggtggaggagagccctcccagagctgctgtgtggagGGTGGGGTGGGCACCCCCCGCACCCACCTGGATCCAGCGGTCCTGGCGGTTCTCGACCAGCGGGCACACGGTGAGCGGGCACTGGGCCTTCTCAGCCACGGCCCTCACGGCCTCCACAAAACCCTCATTGTCACCCGTGCTGGGAAGAAACACCGGATGTGGGAGCTGATCCGGCACCAGACAGGGCTCGGCCACCCACCCAACAACACCCACCTGCAGACAAAGACCTCCAGCGGCGCCAGAGTGTTGGGGGTCATGATCCACGGGGCCACGCGGAAAACCACGGTGTCGGTGAAGATGGGGGTCTCCAGCAGATCCTGGGAGGGGGGACACACCGTCTGggctctgcttctgctgctctggctccTCCCAACCCCCCACAGGCGGTACCTTCTCGGGGCTCTCCAGCAGCGTGACGTGGAAAGCCACCCGGCCAGAGAAGCTGGTGTCAGGGAAAGCGAGTCCCTCCACGTAGAAGACACTTTCCTCCTGGTGCCGGCTGGGTTTGACGGTGTAGGAGAGTTTGGAGCGCCCCAGCACATGTTTGTactcctccagctccacacTGTCTGTGAGTACAAGCCCCCCAAACAGTCACCCCCTTTCCTGCAGCCTTTCAACCCTTTTTTTGCCCAAAACCTTCCAAAAACTCATATTTAACCCCATGGTGGAAAAAATCCCCCCGTGCATTGAGTAAACCTGCCCCCATGGGACACAGGGGGGTGTTGCAGGAGTGAGGCTTGTTCTGCTGCAAGGGTTTGGCCTGGACCCTGGTAATTTGGGGGGTCTGTGCCCCCAATCCCATGCTGGGCACTCACTGCCACCGTAGAAAACTCCGACTTTGTCGGCGTCGCTGAAATCCACGTGCAGGAGCAGCCGGTGGGTGGCAAAGATGGTGCGGGGTCCTCGTGTCCTCAGCACCATCTGGGACATGTCCTTCAGGTCTGGGGGGGAAAGGGTGTTAGGAAGGAAAATTGAGAGGAAAAATAGGAGAATGAGGGGTTCTTTGGGGCGCGGGGGCACCATCGTAGGAGCGGATTTCCGTGTCCCGGTTATCCGGAGTCTCGGCCTTGGGATCGTCGCGGTCGCAGTTGACCAGCAGGATGGCCCCGTGTCCGTCAGGACCCCACTTCCACTTGTCCTGGGGGGGACACAAAGCAGGGTGGGGATGTCATCACAATCCCCTCATGCTAGGTTGGTGTCCCAGGGTTTGGCAGAGGGGGTTTAGGGGATGGgttgtgagaagctgccagaagcttcccccgTGTCCGTGGAGCCAATTCCAGTTGCTCCAGGATGGACTcgccgctggccaaggctgagcccagcagggatGGTGGGAACCCCTCTGGGATGACACAGCTAAGGAGGAAAAGGTTCTTGTGCAGATGGAATCGagtgcagagaggagaggaacgGGAATGtgtgagaggaacagctctgcagagcccagggcaggagcaggggcaggagctgctccagaggcCAGAGCTGGGATTCCCCTGAGATTCCATGGGGAAGCCCAGGGAGAGACAGctgagcccctgcagcccagagagAGCCACGATGGATCATGGATCCACCTGCAGTCCAGGATGGAtcagatccacctgcagcccagggaaggcCAGGATGGATCATGGATCCACCTGCAGTCCAGGATGGATCAGATCCACCTGCAGTCCAGGATGGAtcagatccacctgcagcccagggaaggcCAGGATGGATCATGGATCCACCTGCAGTCCAGGATGGATCAGATCCACCTGCAGTCCAGGATGGAtcagatccacctgcagcccggGGAAGGCCAAGATGGATCAGATCCACCTGCACCCCAGGATGGATCAtggatccacctgcagcctggggaggagCCCAcatggagcagggggatgcccaggacaggctgtgaccccgtgggaagcccaggctggagcaggggcctGGCAGGATCCATGGATCCCTGGGGAGAGGTTTTCTGGAGggacttgtggccctgtggggaCCCGTGttggagcagttcctgaaggactgaccccgTGGAAAAGTGACCCCcgtggcagcagctcctggagaacTGTTGCCATGGGACGGACTCAGGCTGGAGGAGTCCCCGGGGAACTGTCTCCGTGGGAAGGaccccagggagcaggggaagggctgcGACTGCTCTCCCTGAGCAGGGGCAGCAACAACGTGGGATGGACCGACCCAACCCCATTCCCGTCTCCCTGCGCcgctggagggaggagggagagctggggaaggaggtggggggggggaagaggttTTTAGGGTGGGTTTCActtctcattctcctgctctgcttttgtcaGCAATAATCCAATTCCTGTCCCCAGTCTGGGTCTGGCTCCCAGGAGGTGACGGGGAGGGATCTCTCCCAGTCCTGATCCCGGCCCCCGACCCTTTGTGATGCTTTCTCCTCTGTCCACTTGCAGAGGCAGCGACAGAACAGCTTTGGGGGGTACCTGGGTCCCCCCAGGGCCAACccaccacccccacccctccccccGATCCCGAGGGTGTGCCCTCCCCGTTCCCACCTTGTCCAGCAGCGTCCTGCTCACGGCTCCGCTGCGGCTGATGTCGGTGTCCAGGGAGACCTCTGCGGGAACAGGGACCATGGGGCCGAGGGGAAACCCCCCCAGGGGCACAGTTTGGGGGTGTCCTCCTCAGAACCCCCCCAGGAGGGCACGGTTTGGGGGTGTCCCCCCCACTTACCCACGCAGGTGAGGTACACCGTCGCCCTGCCCACGGGGACCGCTCCGTCCTCCCCGAAGTAGGAGATCCTGACCTGCAGGGAGGACCAGGAGCTCGGCACCATCCTGGCACACCCCCGGCCCCACTGGAGCCCCAGCACCCACCTTCTCGTCCCCCACGTCCTTGCTGACGGTGTCCATGGCCACCTGCACCTCGTGGGTGTCCAGGGGCCAGCGGCACACGCTGGAGGGCAGTTTGGTGCTCTGGGAGTCGTGGACCACGTAGAGCTTCACGCCCGCCGTGCCCTGCACGTGGAAGGCCACGGCGTCCTTGGGAGCGGAgctgggaggggtgggaagCACAGTGAGAGCCCCACGGGGGGATTCCTGGAATACTGGTCATGGGCAGCGAGGGGAAACCCTGGTGTGGGCAGGGAGGCCGGTGGGGTGCCAGGAATTGTGAggcaaggagagggaaaagcgGATTGTCCCTGGAAAATGCAAGTGCAACAAGGGCTGGGGGGTGAATTTGGGGTAGATCTTTCAATATGGAACAAATCCCGACATTTAGCACAGCCCCAAGTGGTGCAAAATGCAATGAAtcctgaaaaatgaaagtgtaACAAGTGCTGGGGTGTTGAACTGGGAAAAATCCTTCAGAATGGAACAAATCCTGCAGTTTAGAGCAGCACTGAGTCCTGAAAAATGCAGCTAATCCTGGAGAACGCAATGGCAACAAGTGCTGGGGGGTGAATTTGGGGTCAATCTTTCGGTATGGAACAAATCCTGACATTTGGAATAGCAACAGGTGGTgcaaaaatgcaattaattcTGGAAAATGCGAGTGTAAGAAGTGCTGTGATATGAAATTGGGATAAACCCTTCCATATGGAACAAATCCCGAGGTTTAGAATTGCAGCAAGTTCTGAAAAATGCAATGGCAACAAGTCCTGAGATATGAAAGTAGGATAAATCCTtcaatatggaaaaaaatcctgcaacTCAGAGGGGCAAAAAGTCctgcaaaatgcaaataacCCTGAGAAATGCAACTGCCACAAGCCCTTTGAGAAGAAATTGGGATAAATCCTTCAATATGGAACAAATCCTGACATTTAGAATGGAAACAAGACCTGAAAAATTCAATTACCAATGGAAAATGCAACTTCAACAAGGCCTAGGATATGAAACTGGGATAAGTCCTTCAACATGGAACAAATCCTGCAATTTAGAATTGCAGCAAGTCCTGAAAAATGCAACTGCAACAAGCCCTGTCATAGGATATTGGGCTAAATCCCTCAACATGGAACAAATCCTGCAATTAAGAATTACAACAAGTCCTggaaaatcagagaatcacagaatcaactgggttggaaaagacctccaaggtcatccagcccaaccctggatccaaccccgccgtggttcccagcccatggcactgatgccacatccagtctcaccttcaacacctccagggacgatgactccaaacctccctgcccagcccattccaatggctgagcactctctgtaagaattccttcccaatatccaacctaaacctcccctggcacagctcaagacccagccctcttatcctgctgctgcttcctgggagcagagcccgacccccacctggctacaccctcctggcagggacttgcagagagtcaggaggtctcccctgagcctcctcctctccagccccaacacccccagctccctcagcctctcctcacagcacttgtgctccagtcccttccccagcctcgctgctcttccctggccctgctccagcccctccagggccttcctcaactcaggggcccagagctggacacagcactccaggggtggcctcaccagagctcagtccctgctcctgctgccacattcttcctgatccaggccaggatccattggccctcttgtccccctgggcacactctggctcctgttcagctccctgtccatccccactcccagctcccttcctgcctggctgctctccagacactctggcccagcctggaaCTGCCGGGGcttgttgtggccaaagggcaggacccggcccttggcctgcttgaacctcatcccgttggaatcagcccctggatccagcctgtccagagccctctgcagagccctcctgccttccagtacATCAACACCCCGCCAGCTTGGTGTCAGCTGCAATTTGTTAATGACACACTCGATCCCCTCacccagatcatcaataaagatgttaaacgggactgggcccagcactgatccctggggacaccactggtgatggatcccaactggatgcagctccatccccaccactctctgagCCCGGCCctcagccagttcctgacccagcccAGAGTGCCCTTGTCCAAGCCTTTTCCAGGATTATCCCATGGGAGATGGTGTCCAAGGCTGTGCTGAAGTCCAGGCAGACACATCCACACCTTCCCCTCACCTACCAGACAGGTCACTTAGTCATAAAAGGAGttcaggttggtcaggcaggacctgcccctcctgaACCCTTGCTGGCTGGGTCTGAGCCCTTGCCCAtcctgtgggtgctgtgggatttCCCTTAGGATgatctgatcccttgtccatcctgtggGTGCTCTGGGATTGcactcaggatgatctgctccacgaccttgccaggcactgagctcAGGCTGACAGCCCTGGAGTATCCCaggtcctccttgcagccctttttgtggacGGGTGTGAGGAAGCTGTAAAacacctcagccttttcctcatctttgctgactctgttccctccctgcccaacCAAGCAcggaggttttccttgcccctcctttttCTATTGATGGATTTGTGGAAGCACTTCTTGTTATCCCTGACAGAAGTGGCAAGATCGagttcaaattgtgcctttgtctccCTAATTTTCTTCCCACATGACCTgactatattcctaaactcttcatgAGTATTCGTGAAACGCAACTGCAAAGAGTCCTGCGGTGTATAATTGTGATAAATCCCTCAAAGTGCAGCAAATTCTGCAAATTAGAGTGGCACAAAGTCCTGGAAAATGCAGCTGATCCTAGAAAATGTAACTGCAACAAGTCCTGGGATATGAAACTGTGATAAATCCTTCAATATGGAACAAATCCCAATATTTAGAACGGCAAAAAGtcctgaaaaaaagaactaCTCCccaaaaatgtaaatttatcAAGGCCTGAGGTATGAAATTGGGATAAATCCTCCAATATGGAACAAATCCTGCAACAAGTCACACAAAATGCAACGAATTCTGGACCCTGCAGTCACACCAAATCCCTCAATGGGCACCAAATCCCACAAAATGGGATTACAGCCAATCCTGGAAAAGGCAATTGCACCAAATCCCACCAAAGGCGATTAGGGAAAGTCCTGCCGGAGGCAACGAGCCCTGGAAAAGGCAACGGGAACAAACCTCGGGATCTTGGTGGCAGCAAACCCTCAATAGGCACAAAATCCAGAGATATCCCATTGCAGGAAGTGCTGAAAATGCAACCAGTCCCCTAATGGGAAATGGCAACAAATCCCATAAAATTCATGGCAATAATCCCCCCAAAATGCCCCAAATCTTACAATATCTGTGACaagaaattttgcaaaatgccacaaaaaatgcaattatgacaattttttcattttaatcttttttttcctttctaatgtttactttcaaatttcttcagttttgtattttgaaattttaacatttacctttttttaatttaatttcttgggGTTTATTTACATCTCATGGGAAAAATTTTCGTTTCAGTTTTTGATTTTCACTTTCCCTTCATTTCATTCCTTTACCCAAAGCATTGGGCTGTGAAGCCCAGCTGTGAGAAATCCTGAGTTATCCCATCCCAGCACAACCCTGGAGCTGTTTGGGGTGGATTTTTGCCACGGGCATCCCAAATATTCGCATTTCTGCCGGCAACGAGCCCTGACTGGCCACATCCCTTAAGAATGAAGCAAAACTTCGATGGTTGGGCAGGTTGGAGCTCGTTTCACTCCGCAAGAGGCCGCGGGCAATGGGCCCAGGAGCGCGAATCCTGACCCgggagaaggaaaacatggaTCCATCCCTCgggaagaggagaaaacccACCCCGGGGCCAGCGGCAGAGGCCGGGATGCTCCCAGCAGGGCGTTTGGAGGCGTTCAGGAAAATAAACCCCCCCAAGCTGCTGCGGCCTGAGCCGGGTTTTAAAGGGAACTAAAAGTAAaacctgctgctggaaaagctccCGAATTGTTTGGGCTGGAGCCAAGGAAACGGCGGCGGGAGGTGACGcccggccggccccgccgcgATGGTTTCGCTCTCCACATCCCTCCAAAACACGGAAATATTTATCAGTTTTCGGGTGGATCCCGGTCAGGATGTGAAACTCGGCGTTAAAGCTGCCACAGGGGCTTTTTGCAGCCCAAAATTCCCCCGGGAGGGGTCTCTGTCCCGCTGCGGCGGCGATAGTTGGAGCATCCCCTTCCCCGGTATCCCCTGGCAACACCCCCCGAAAGTAGCATCGCCCCCTCCCCGCTCTGGGCTATTTTTACTCGTTGATCAGCGGGATAAAAGAGGTTACGAAAGCAGACGGGACGTTCCCTGCGCTTACCATCGAATATCCAGGGAGAGCTCCGTGCCCAGCACGCACACGGTGCTGGTGGGGTGCTGGACCGACAGCTGGACACGGCGCTGCTGGGCCATCGCGGCGGCCCCAGGAGCACCCTCGGGTGCTGCGCAGGCTGGCACGAGGGGATTTATAAAGCCTGGCCGCTGGGAGGGGATCAGCCAAAGCCCGGCTTAATCCCACCTCCGGGCTGGGCGTGCGCGGGGTCCGGCCGCGCTTCCCGGCGGGGGAGCGGGAATCGGTGCGGGGGGAAGCGAACCCCGAGACACCCCCGGGGGGAGCGGCGGCTTCTAAGAAGCCCAGGGGTGGGGTTCGCTTTCCCGTTAACACAACGAAACGCTGATGCGAGCGGTCACCCTTAAACCCACGCCGTGAAATATTCAGGGCGACACCGGAGccgagctggggctgtgccagcgcAGCGCTCGGGGGGGGGGCTGATTCCTCCCTCTGAAGGGTTTCATTTGTTTAGCTGGAACAATTGCCTTTCATTCTTATTTTAGACGAGGGTTGAAGGTGCTCGCCCCGTCCTCCGGGTGCCGCGAGGGGTGGGGATGTCACCTGAGGGACGCCTGACCCCCGGCGGGTTTAATCgcctttgttttaattaaatcctCGTCTCGGCGTGGGAGAGCCCGTTGTCCCGCAGCTGTTCCACCGCCACCTCCCCACGGGGTCACGCGCCGCTGGAATTTAAAATCCCTCCTCAGGGCTCGGCAAACTCAGCAGCGTTTCACAGGGAAAATAGGCTCAGAAAGCGTCTTTTTGGGCAAAAAGAGTGGTGTTCCATGGGATGCGTGACCCTTTTGGGAGCGTCCCCTCCCCAGATCCTCCCGCACCGTTTGCTGCGCGGCAGGAGTTTGAAGCGGAGGTGCTGTTACACCTCTAAAACATTCCTAGGAAAGCAAATTGGCCAAAATAAGTGGGTTTAGCCCCAGAATAGCTCCCGAGGTTGCTCAGGGCTGAGCCGTGCCCGGGGCACGGGCTGGTTTCAGTTCCTCGTGGCAGGTACAGGGAAACGCCGCGCTCCGCTGGCGATGAAAGGAGGGAGACAAAGAGCGGCCGGGCTGAAGGAGACGGaaattttctccttgaaaaGGTGTCaaatgatctggatgaggagGGGAGGGCTCTGCCTCCACGCCGCCGGGAGCCGGGGGGTGCCCAGCAGGAGGTGGTTTTTGGCCAACACAGGGAATTTGGGAGGGGATTATCAGCTCCAAACCTGCGATGTGGGACTGTAAAACCCTTTAGCAGTGGGGGGGTCTGAACACACCAGAGCAGCCTCCTTGTCTCCCATAAACCCCCACCCCGCTCCCGACACAGACCTACGTGCTTAAAAACAAAGTTCAAAGGACATTGCCAAGccaagagcagaggaaggaaggatgggagatggggcagagctgctcatgAAGGATGGGagatggcagagctgtgccctcgGTGCTCAAGAAGCTTTATTGGCAAAACCCTTCATTTTGATGCATCTTCTGATGCACCAAACGCAGCTTCAATCCCCGGTGGCAGGACCTGGGTGTGTCCCCAGGGGCCTCAAGGCACCACGTGCCACCACTTGAAGGGGAAGGGCTTCCTGCGGACGTTGGTGCCGCAGTGAACGTCCCCGGACAGGACATGGTAGGAGAAATAGTCGTCGATGAAGGTGCAGGTGAGGCCCAGGGGCTCGAGCAGCTCCCGCACACGCTGCTCCAGGCAGCACTGCCCGCCCACCACGGGCCCGAAGGGCTTGGGGATGCCCAGGTGCCTGCCCAGCACCAGCATGTTCACCTGCGGGGACAGACAGTGGGGTTGGCCACCTCTGGGTGGGGCTGTGTTGCGGctgggtggggaaggaggggttGGAGGCCTCACCATGTCCGGGAAGAGGGCGTCGGCACGGGAGCCCATGAGGATGAAGAGCTGGGGGATGTCGATGATGTCCTGCTCGCtcaggcccagctcctgcttcagCAGGTCACGGTTCCAGTCGATGCAGCgctggggggaaaagggaccCGGAATTGCCACCCTGGGCCGTTCCAGCTCCTCAAATCCCACACGTAGGGGGTCCCTTTGCATCCTGCCCGGATCCTCACCCGCTCCATtgcatcccaccccatccctctgAGCAACTCCCACTGCATCCCCAATCTGAGTAACCTCTTGGTCCTTCAGTTGTCCCTCTGTGTCACCCGGGGCATCTATCAGAGGGACAAAGCAGaccagcactgcctggctcCTTCCTGGCTACTCTCCTTGCCCACTCCTGCCATTGCCCAGGATCTCTGCCCCCAGGAATGACCCAGCTGTGCCATGGGAGCGAGGAGAGCGGATCCCCCCAAGCCCAGGGCTCACAGACCCACCTGCACGTGCCTGTTGTCACTCTTGAGTGACTCGTCTGCCAGGATCTCATCGATGCTCCTCCTCTCGCTGCCCTTCAGCCCTGAGCAGGGGTGGGAGCAGTGAGGgacatgggaagggacacagagaAGGGACGATGGGAAAGGACACCAGGGATGTCCTCACCCCCTTACCAATGAACTGCGTGGCTTCCCCGTGGCCCTGCCTCTGCTTCTCCTTGAAGAGTTTGTAGCAGGCATTGGGACTGGCCAGGAGGAGTCGGAATCCCTGCGGGAGAGAGCCTGGGGGTCACACTGTTCTATCCCCCCATCCTTTGGAGAGACTCCCAAATCCAGCTCCAGGCATCATGGGATGCCACCCACGGACTTCTCCTCTTGCAGGAAGACCCCCCAAAGGCAGCTgcccccccatgtccctgtggaggcccagcagctgcaccagaggagcagggaggctcCGGGGCTCTGTACCTTCCTGTCGAAGGCCGGGACAAAGGTGAGGAATTCATCCACGTGGCCCACGCTCAGCCACTCCGAGTAAACCTCCACCGGCGCCTGCACCTTCTGGGCGTACAGGAAATCCCGGACAGCCTTGGACATCCTCCGGCCCGCGGCCCTGcgggcacagggagcaggggaatgTGGGCGGCCAcgcccccctccccaaaattcacccccatcctgccccggacagcaggggagggggagaagaaacATCCAATTTTTGTGGGAAACATCCAATTTTTATGGGAGGCTGGAAATAGTCCAAGCTATATTATATACATCAAGATATAATTTACgttcattttatatatatgtatatgcgtgtatattatatatgcacttatatataaaaatttgtatctaattaatataaattatatattaatcTACATTAATACAGATATATCTACCTAATACCTCAATTATAAATCATTAGAACTATGTTATATATTATTGTAAACATGTTACTCATTGTTGtaaatatgttatatattaatccctatgttatatataaaaacatattacTATATCcctatattatatataaaatatattactatattattatattatatataaacatattaatATATCCCaatgttaaatataaaaatatattactatATCCCTGtgttatatttataatatattacTATATCCTtatgttatatataaaatatattaatacatccttatattatatattatatagtatatagtatatattatacagtatatagtatatagtatatagtatatagtatatatattatatattatatattatatattatatattatatattacttaagatattaatatataaatataaataatataatatacaAATATGTTAATACATCTTTTTATAatgcataaatatattaatatatccCTcaattatatatacaaatatatatctAGGCCATATGTGTTT
This genomic window from Chiroxiphia lanceolata isolate bChiLan1 chromosome 22, bChiLan1.pri, whole genome shotgun sequence contains:
- the LOC116797478 gene encoding protein-arginine deiminase type-1-like, whose amino-acid sequence is MAQQRRVQLSVQHPTSTVCVLGTELSLDIRCSAPKDAVAFHVQGTAGVKLYVVHDSQSTKLPSSVCRWPLDTHEVQVAMDTVSKDVGDEKVRISYFGEDGAVPVGRATVYLTCVEVSLDTDISRSGAVSRTLLDKDKWKWGPDGHGAILLVNCDRDDPKAETPDNRDTEIRSYDDLKDMSQMVLRTRGPRTIFATHRLLLHVDFSDADKVGVFYGGNSVELEEYKHVLGRSKLSYTVKPSRHQEESVFYVEGLAFPDTSFSGRVAFHVTLLESPEKDLLETPIFTDTVVFRVAPWIMTPNTLAPLEVFVCSTGDNEGFVEAVRAVAEKAQCPLTVCPLVENRQDRWIQDEVEFGYVQAPHKTFPVVFDSPRDRELKDFPIKRILGPDFGYVARQAPEGTTSLDSFGNLEVSPPVKVRGKEYPLGRILVGSSFPRYGGRRMARAVKDFLVAQKVQAPVELYSDWLVVGHVDEFLSFVPAPDRKGFRLLLASPSACYQLLKKKQEEGYGEAVMFQGLEEVHKPTINEILADEGLRKFNSYAQRCISWNRDVLKRALGLAEPDIVDIPQLFRQNELSGDADAFFPDMVNMLVLGRHLGIPKPFGPVVGGQCCLEQRVRELLEPLGLTCTFIDDYFSYHVRLGEVHCGTNVRRKPFAFKWWNMKP